GAAAAGGCAACTATTTTAATTAGCAAACTTGTTAATCTGAAGCTTATATAGGAGGTAGGTGTAAACATGGAAAGAGCCAAAGTAAATCAGAATATTAATTTAAATGATTATAATGATATTTGGGTAATAGGTGAACAGAGAGAAGGGAAAATTCATCCTGTAACCATTGAATTAATTGGTGAGGCTAAAAAACTTGCAAGCGAAATTAATAAAAAGGTAGTAGCTGTTGTTGCAGGTTATGAAATTGATGAGGAAGTAAATAAACTCCTTTATTATGGTGTAGATAAGGTTATATATATATCTAGCCCATTATTAAAGAATTTCTCAACAGATGGATATTCAATTTCAATTTCTAATCTTATTCTTGAGAGAAAACCAGAAATCGTTTTAGTTGGGGCTACATCAATAGGAAGAGATCTAGGACCTAGAATTGCAGCAAAAGTTGGTACAGGATTAGTTGCTGACTGTACAATGCTCGATATTGATCCAGAGGATAAAAAACTTCTTCAAACAAGACCTGCCTTTGGTGGTAACCTTATGGCTACTATTATATGTCCAATAAATAGACCTCAAATGGCTACAGTAAGACCTGGGGTTATGAAAAAAGCAGCACATATAGATAGTCCAACAGGAGCTGTTGAAGTAGTAACTCCCGCTATTACAGAGGCTGATATTGTAGCTAAGGTTGTTAAAATAATGAAGAGTAGTAAAAAAACAGTTGATCTTACAGATGCAAAAATTATTGTATCAGGGGGACGTGGTGTAAAAGGACCTGAAGGTTTTGAACTAATTAAAGCTCTTGCGGAAAAATTAGGTGGAGAAATTGGAGCATCTAGAGCTTGTGTTGATTCCGGTTGGATTGACGGTATGCATCAAATAGGTCAGACAGGTACAACAGTAAGACCAGAAATTTACTTCGCTTGTGGTATCTCTGGCGCTATTCAGCATTTGGCAGGTATGAGTGATTCAAAATACATTGTAGCAATCAATACTGATCCAACAGCTCCTATTTTCAATGTTTGTGACCTTGGTATTGTAGGAGATTTAAAAGAAGTTATTCCAGCTATGATTGAAGAAATTGAAAAGAACAAGGCTTTTGAGATATAAGATTTATTATGAAATGAATGGTAAATAATATGAATAGTATGATAAAGAAAGCTTTTATAAGTTAGAGCTTATTGCCAATAGCTTAGTTTAAAAGTATAATAGAATTAGATAGTAGCTTAGCAATAAGCAAATAGGCAGACAGCTACGTCTGCCTATTTAATTTCAGTTCACAAACAGGTAGGTGTGTAACGATTATGGATAATAATTTAGATAGGTATAAATATATATTCGATGAAATACTTACAATGACCGACGATGGGTTTATTGTTGTTGACAGAGAAGGTGTAGTTACAGACATTAATGACCAGTATTGTGATTTTTTAGGTACAAGTAAAGAAAATGTGATAGGTAAAAATATAAAGGAAACTATATCAAACTCGAAAATGATTGATATTATGCAAAATGCTTGCAGAGAAGAAGGAGCTATACACAAGTTTGTAGATGGTGAAACTAAGGAAGTTGATAATAGATTCCTTTTGGTTAGTAGATCTTGCGTTTTCAATGAAAAACAAGAAGTAATTGCTAGTGTAGCTCAGGTGAAGTTTAGATTACAGACCCTTGATTGCGCCCAAAAGTTGATGAAAGAATATGCAGAACTTGAGTTTTATAAGGAAGAATACAATAAAATTAGTACAAATCAATATACATTTGATGGAATGATAGGAAGTAGCAAAAAATTTTTAGGTATTAAAAAAATG
This is a stretch of genomic DNA from Alkaliphilus flagellatus. It encodes these proteins:
- a CDS encoding electron transfer flavoprotein subunit alpha/FixB family protein encodes the protein MERAKVNQNINLNDYNDIWVIGEQREGKIHPVTIELIGEAKKLASEINKKVVAVVAGYEIDEEVNKLLYYGVDKVIYISSPLLKNFSTDGYSISISNLILERKPEIVLVGATSIGRDLGPRIAAKVGTGLVADCTMLDIDPEDKKLLQTRPAFGGNLMATIICPINRPQMATVRPGVMKKAAHIDSPTGAVEVVTPAITEADIVAKVVKIMKSSKKTVDLTDAKIIVSGGRGVKGPEGFELIKALAEKLGGEIGASRACVDSGWIDGMHQIGQTGTTVRPEIYFACGISGAIQHLAGMSDSKYIVAINTDPTAPIFNVCDLGIVGDLKEVIPAMIEEIEKNKAFEI